One genomic window of Kaistia geumhonensis includes the following:
- the ligD gene encoding DNA ligase D translates to MALETYRSKRNFAATPEPEGEAGATGGNSFVVQKHDATRLHYDFRLEMDGVLKSWAVTKGPSLVPTEKRLAVHVEDHPLDYGSFEGTIPKGEYGGGTVIVWDRGTWSPIGDPEKGYAKGHLEFELHGERLKGRWHLVRMHGKPREKRENWLLIKGDDRYARTEDAPDILGATRSVKTGREMGDVAGEAPGWSSRTGRIDAPAPDDEPAKKRARMTKAAPAGDAPAKPVGRKAPLPDFVEPMLATLVSVAPPGAEWLHEIKFDGYRLLARIDHGKVRLLTRSGLDWTAKFGSVVPEALAALPVEMAIIDGELVVEGSAGASDFSALQADLSAGRHDRFTFYAFDLLHRDGRDLTRLPLTERKQELEELLAAAPEAVRYSGHFRESGSIVLRHACRLSLEGIVSKRADSPYRGGRGRLWVKSKCSARQEFVIGGYVPSTAMKDAIGSLILGVNEDGGLRHVGRVGTGFAAAVARDLYRRLQPLLADASPFAGKLTAEERRGATFVKPELVAEVEFRAWTGDNHLRHASFRGLREDKPASEIVREVPKGKPSADAKPDAAKPARRSVKLTHPDRIYWPDTGLTKAGLADYYAEVWPQIAPHIVGRPLALVRCPEGIEGERFFQKHAWKGMNPAIRLVPDPKEKKEPPLVAIDSLDGLIGLVQAATLEIHPWGSTLADWERPDRIILDLDPGEGVAWSAVIDAAREIRARLEEAGLAAFVKTSGGKGLHVIAPLKPAADWPAAKAFTKALAEAMAADSPELYVATISRAKRGGKILIDYLRNQRGATAVAAYSTRARPGAPVSMPVEWDDLGPDLGPARFTVDNTPGHIAARAADPFADFTAAAAPLAAPSRRKT, encoded by the coding sequence ATGGCGCTCGAGACCTATCGCAGCAAGCGCAACTTCGCGGCGACACCGGAGCCGGAAGGCGAGGCAGGCGCGACGGGCGGCAACAGCTTCGTCGTGCAGAAGCACGACGCGACGCGGCTCCATTATGATTTTCGCCTCGAGATGGACGGGGTCCTGAAAAGCTGGGCCGTGACCAAGGGGCCGAGCCTCGTTCCGACCGAAAAGCGCCTCGCCGTCCATGTCGAGGATCACCCGCTCGACTATGGCAGCTTCGAGGGCACGATCCCGAAGGGCGAATATGGCGGCGGCACGGTCATCGTCTGGGACCGCGGAACCTGGTCGCCGATCGGCGATCCCGAGAAGGGCTATGCCAAGGGTCATCTCGAGTTCGAGCTGCACGGCGAGCGGCTGAAGGGCCGCTGGCACCTCGTCCGCATGCATGGCAAGCCGCGCGAAAAACGCGAGAACTGGCTGCTCATCAAGGGCGACGATCGATATGCGCGGACGGAGGACGCCCCCGACATTCTGGGCGCGACGCGGTCTGTGAAGACAGGCCGAGAGATGGGGGATGTGGCCGGCGAGGCGCCGGGCTGGTCCTCCAGGACCGGTCGCATCGACGCGCCGGCGCCAGATGATGAGCCGGCAAAAAAGCGCGCTCGGATGACCAAGGCGGCGCCGGCCGGGGACGCGCCGGCGAAGCCTGTCGGACGGAAGGCGCCCCTGCCGGACTTCGTCGAGCCGATGCTGGCGACGCTGGTCTCCGTCGCGCCGCCGGGCGCCGAATGGCTGCACGAGATCAAGTTCGACGGCTATCGCCTCCTGGCGCGGATCGATCACGGCAAGGTGCGCCTCCTGACCCGGAGCGGCCTCGACTGGACGGCGAAGTTCGGCTCCGTCGTTCCCGAGGCGCTCGCGGCGCTTCCCGTGGAGATGGCCATCATCGACGGCGAGCTGGTGGTCGAGGGATCGGCGGGTGCGTCGGATTTCTCGGCGCTGCAGGCCGACCTCTCCGCCGGGCGCCACGACCGCTTCACCTTCTATGCCTTCGACCTCCTCCATCGCGACGGCCGCGATCTGACCAGGCTGCCGCTGACCGAGCGCAAACAGGAGCTCGAGGAGCTTCTCGCGGCAGCGCCGGAAGCGGTCCGCTATAGCGGGCATTTCCGCGAGAGCGGCAGCATAGTGCTTCGCCATGCCTGTCGCCTCAGCCTCGAGGGGATCGTGTCGAAACGCGCCGATTCCCCGTATCGCGGCGGGCGCGGAAGGCTGTGGGTGAAGTCGAAATGCTCCGCGCGGCAGGAATTCGTCATCGGCGGCTATGTGCCGTCGACGGCGATGAAGGACGCGATCGGCTCGCTGATCCTCGGCGTCAACGAGGATGGCGGGCTTCGCCATGTCGGCCGGGTCGGCACCGGCTTCGCCGCCGCTGTCGCCCGTGATCTCTACCGCCGCCTGCAACCGCTGCTGGCGGATGCCAGTCCCTTTGCCGGGAAGCTCACGGCCGAAGAGCGCCGCGGCGCCACGTTCGTGAAGCCGGAACTCGTCGCGGAAGTGGAATTCCGCGCCTGGACCGGCGACAATCACCTGCGCCACGCCTCGTTCAGAGGATTGCGCGAGGACAAGCCGGCGTCGGAAATCGTGCGCGAGGTTCCCAAGGGCAAGCCATCTGCGGACGCGAAACCGGACGCCGCCAAGCCGGCGCGCCGGTCGGTGAAGCTCACCCATCCCGATCGCATCTACTGGCCGGATACGGGGCTCACCAAAGCGGGGCTCGCCGACTACTACGCCGAGGTCTGGCCGCAGATAGCGCCGCATATCGTCGGCCGGCCGCTGGCGCTGGTCCGATGTCCCGAGGGCATCGAGGGCGAGCGCTTCTTCCAGAAGCACGCCTGGAAGGGGATGAACCCGGCCATCCGTCTCGTGCCCGATCCGAAGGAGAAGAAGGAGCCGCCGCTCGTCGCGATCGACAGCCTCGACGGGCTCATCGGCCTCGTGCAGGCGGCGACGCTGGAAATCCATCCCTGGGGCTCGACGCTCGCCGACTGGGAGCGGCCGGACCGGATCATCCTCGATCTCGATCCCGGCGAGGGCGTGGCGTGGAGCGCCGTGATCGATGCCGCGCGCGAGATCAGGGCGCGGCTGGAGGAGGCGGGCCTTGCGGCCTTCGTGAAGACGTCGGGTGGCAAGGGCCTCCATGTCATCGCGCCGCTGAAGCCGGCTGCCGACTGGCCCGCCGCCAAGGCGTTCACCAAGGCTCTCGCCGAGGCTATGGCCGCCGACAGCCCGGAGCTCTATGTCGCGACGATCAGCAGGGCCAAGCGCGGCGGCAAGATCCTGATCGACTATCTGCGCAACCAGCGCGGCGCCACCGCCGTCGCCGCCTATTCGACCCGCGCGCGCCCTGGCGCGCCGGTGTCGATGCCGGTCGAGTGGGACGACCTTGGACCCGATCTCGGCCCGGCCCGCTTCACGGTCGACAACACGCCAGGCCATATCGCCGCCCGCGCCGCCGATCCGTTCGCCGACTTCACGGCAGCCGCCGCCCCGCTGGCGGCGCCGTCGCGGCGCAAGACGTAG
- the ku gene encoding non-homologous end joining protein Ku, with translation MAPRSFWKGYLKLSLVTCAVSMTPATGESGKIRFHTLNRATHNRVESRYVDAVSGKAVDEDDIARGYPRGEDDYVLLEDDELDAVALDSTRTIDIETFVPADSIAWIWHDKPHYLAPDDEVGEEAFSVIRAAMEATKTVGIARVVLYRRERAVMLEPRGKGIVLWTLHYGDEVRPSDDYFSAIPKEKPERDELALVKKLIAARKQDFDPERLQDPVEERLHEMIAARSKGRKRRKAAEPKAEPAGDNVVNIMDALRRSLETEKKPATRKR, from the coding sequence ATGGCGCCGCGCAGTTTCTGGAAGGGCTATCTGAAGCTCTCGCTCGTTACCTGCGCGGTCTCGATGACGCCGGCGACCGGCGAAAGCGGCAAGATTCGCTTCCACACTCTGAATCGCGCCACGCATAACCGGGTCGAGAGCCGGTATGTCGACGCCGTCAGCGGCAAGGCTGTCGACGAGGATGACATCGCCCGCGGCTATCCGCGCGGCGAGGACGATTATGTGCTGCTCGAGGACGACGAGCTCGACGCCGTCGCGCTCGACAGCACGCGGACCATCGACATCGAGACCTTCGTCCCCGCCGATTCGATCGCCTGGATCTGGCACGACAAGCCCCATTACCTCGCGCCGGACGACGAGGTCGGCGAAGAAGCCTTCTCGGTCATCCGGGCCGCGATGGAAGCGACGAAGACGGTCGGCATCGCCCGCGTCGTGCTCTATCGCCGCGAGCGGGCCGTGATGCTGGAGCCGCGCGGCAAGGGCATCGTCCTGTGGACGCTGCACTATGGCGACGAGGTGCGGCCTTCGGACGACTACTTCTCGGCCATCCCGAAGGAGAAGCCGGAGCGCGACGAACTCGCGCTGGTGAAGAAGCTCATCGCCGCGCGCAAGCAGGACTTCGATCCCGAGCGGCTGCAGGACCCCGTCGAAGAGCGGCTGCACGAGATGATCGCGGCGCGCAGCAAGGGCCGGAAGCGACGGAAGGCTGCCGAGCCGAAGGCGGAACCGGCTGGCGACAATGTCGTCAACATCATGGATGCGCTGCGCCGCAGCCTCGAAACCGAGAAGAAACCCGCCACGCGGAAGCGCTGA